Proteins co-encoded in one Synechococcus elongatus PCC 6301 genomic window:
- a CDS encoding site-2 protease family protein — MLFLLLWLILLAVGSYWMLQRNVPRLSRTPVWLLWLVLMMPAFIWIGWGLLLGQQGGQLPFVIFLLPLLISSLLYWTLLQWGRLPPSRSLPTNETEAAAIAAASETLQVASAPPARSLTAEEEAQVRQCFPFDRFNLQRLEYRYQAVICRGNLRGDPATVYEQVQTAVQQQFGDRFLVMLREDNAGKPFFALIPNPLRQQPRLALKPMLALVLLGLTLLTTTLVGFVLSYAGQLAEIQPQLARSLEDNPAALLRGLPYALSLLAILGVHEFGHFWAARKHRLQASLPYFIPVPAFLGTFGAFVRIRSPIPDRKALFDVGVSGPLAGLVITLPLLIWGLTQSQVVPMPERSGLLNFSALDPGVSILMGLISHLSLGDRLGLNQALQLHPVAIAGYLGLIVTALNLVPVGQLDGGHIVHAMFGQRQGAVIGQVARLCILALSFVRSELLLRALLLLLLPVADEPALNDLSELDDRRDGIGFLALFILILIVLPLPPVLQQWLTAL, encoded by the coding sequence ATGCTTTTTCTGCTTCTCTGGTTAATCCTTCTGGCGGTTGGTTCTTACTGGATGTTGCAGCGCAATGTGCCGCGCCTCAGCCGCACGCCAGTCTGGTTGCTCTGGCTGGTGCTGATGATGCCTGCCTTCATTTGGATTGGCTGGGGACTCCTACTCGGTCAGCAGGGGGGACAGCTCCCGTTTGTGATTTTCCTGCTGCCGCTGCTGATTAGTTCACTGCTCTACTGGACGTTGCTGCAATGGGGACGCCTCCCACCCAGCCGATCGCTGCCTACCAATGAGACCGAAGCAGCAGCGATCGCGGCAGCCTCAGAGACCTTGCAAGTGGCCAGTGCCCCACCGGCGCGATCGCTGACCGCAGAGGAAGAAGCCCAGGTTCGTCAGTGTTTTCCCTTCGATCGCTTCAATCTGCAGCGACTGGAATATCGCTATCAAGCCGTCATTTGTCGGGGAAATTTGCGAGGTGATCCCGCCACAGTTTATGAGCAAGTGCAGACGGCAGTGCAGCAACAGTTTGGCGATCGCTTTCTGGTGATGCTGCGAGAAGACAATGCCGGCAAGCCCTTTTTTGCCCTGATTCCCAACCCCCTGCGCCAACAACCTCGCCTGGCCCTCAAGCCCATGCTAGCGCTGGTGCTGTTGGGGCTGACGCTACTGACCACAACCTTGGTGGGCTTTGTACTTAGCTATGCGGGTCAACTGGCCGAAATCCAGCCCCAGCTAGCAAGATCCTTAGAAGACAATCCAGCGGCACTGTTGCGCGGTTTACCCTACGCCCTCTCGCTACTCGCGATTCTCGGCGTACATGAATTTGGCCATTTCTGGGCTGCTCGTAAACACCGCCTGCAAGCGAGCTTGCCCTACTTCATTCCGGTGCCCGCTTTCTTAGGAACCTTTGGCGCCTTTGTCCGTATCCGCAGTCCGATTCCCGATCGCAAGGCTCTGTTTGATGTGGGCGTCTCGGGTCCCCTCGCGGGTTTGGTGATCACCCTGCCGCTGCTGATCTGGGGGCTGACACAATCTCAGGTGGTGCCGATGCCAGAGCGGTCCGGGCTGCTCAACTTCTCAGCCCTTGATCCGGGCGTCTCGATCCTGATGGGGTTGATCAGTCATCTCAGTTTGGGCGATCGCCTAGGACTGAATCAGGCCCTGCAACTGCATCCCGTCGCGATCGCGGGTTACTTGGGCTTGATTGTCACGGCCTTGAACCTGGTGCCCGTCGGCCAACTGGATGGCGGTCACATCGTCCATGCCATGTTTGGCCAGCGCCAAGGGGCAGTCATTGGTCAGGTGGCGCGTCTCTGCATCCTCGCCCTTTCCTTTGTGCGATCGGAACTCCTGCTCCGGGCACTGTTGTTATTGTTGCTTCCAGTCGCCGATGAACCGGCGTTGAATGACTTGAGTGAACTGGATGATCGCCGCGATGGCATTGGCTTCTTGGCCCTCTTTATCCTCATTTTGATTGTTTTGCCCTTGCCACCAGTCTTGCAGCAGTGGCTAACGGCGCTCTAA